The sequence ggactgatgcagggcatactacaattccagaagattccgcttagaggtttggcttccatggtttcctagtttcagtctttcttatttttaggattcttttagatttccttttagttttctgtttcctaatttagttattcttcaagcctatataaaggttagattaagtcttgtaagatctatctattactcaatcaaattattaaacacaaaacttatctttctcttcttgcttgaattctcttctcttcttgcttatagcaatctagtattgctttcttttaccttgtttcACATTAAAAATCTTTGTCGATGTGTTCCTTGTACATCTCTAAAATCTCGCTATGACTCATGGCTCCGGGATTTGTAAAGTTCCATACACCTGTCAGATTCCACTTAGCCATCTCAACCGCAATAGGCAGAAGTTCATCGTAGACTGTCATACTGTTGGGAATGTTAACAACCTTGTCGTAAAGACTGAGCTTCGTGATGAGATTGCGTTGGTTGTTAAGGTCTGACGATATGGGCATGCGGACTCTGAGAATACAAACATTGTCATATtccttcaccaactcttcaaccATGGCCTTGGTCTTTGAGTAGAACGAACCAGCAAAGTTGGGTACGTCTTCCTCCTTGAATCCAACACCTGAACCTTTTGGGTGTTCAGCGTCATATTCATATATGCATGCACTAGCGAAGTTAATCATCAGCAATCCATTCTCTCCACACACATCAGCCAAGTTCAGTGTACCAGCAACATTGACACGGATTGTTTCTGTCTTGTGCGACTCACACCAGTCGACATTAGGCCGACCAGTTACACCTGCAGCATTGAAAACATGAGTAGGCTTGACGTTCTGAATGTCCTCCATTAACGAGGACCTTTCCTCCAGGCGGCCTCTTCCGTACTCATACGGTATGCCCTGTTTGTCACAGATTGGGCCAAGTAGACCACCTATCCACCCTGTTCT comes from Papaver somniferum cultivar HN1 chromosome 7, ASM357369v1, whole genome shotgun sequence and encodes:
- the LOC113295451 gene encoding trifunctional UDP-glucose 4,6-dehydratase/UDP-4-keto-6-deoxy-D-glucose 3,5-epimerase/UDP-4-keto-L-rhamnose-reductase RHM1-like, coding for MDVPVDDNSTSKPSLKFLIYGRTGWIGGLLGPICDKQGIPYEYGRGRLEERSSLMEDIQNVKPTHVFNAAGVTGRPNVDWCESHKTETIRVNVAGTLNLADVCGENGLLMINFASACIYEYDAEHPKGSGVGFKEEDVPNFAGSFYSKTKAMVEELVKEYDNVCILRVRMPISSDLNNQRNLITKLSLYDKVVNIPNSMTVYDELLPIAVEMAKWNLTGVWNFTNPGAMSHSEILEMYKEHIDKDFKWSNFTLEEQAKVIVAGRCSNEMDASKLKEFPELLSIKESLIKYVFKPNKKTSAFIS